From Antricoccus suffuscus, the proteins below share one genomic window:
- a CDS encoding uracil-DNA glycosylase, producing MSAKPLEEIVDASWVPVLRPVEDRIAAMGEFLRAEVAAGRSYLPAGDNILRAFRQPIGNVRVLLVGQDPYPTPGHAVGLSFSVEPHVRPIPRSLQNIYKEYAADLGFPAPGNGDLSPWEQHGVCLLNRCLTVAPGAPASHRGKGWEAVTDAAIDGLVGRGGPLVALLWGRDAQNLTPRLGDTPIVASAHPSPMSADRGFFGSRPFTRINELLTAAGAEPVDWRLA from the coding sequence ATGAGCGCAAAACCACTCGAGGAGATCGTCGACGCGTCCTGGGTGCCGGTACTTCGCCCGGTTGAGGACCGGATCGCTGCTATGGGCGAGTTCTTGCGCGCTGAAGTGGCCGCGGGCCGTAGCTATCTACCTGCTGGTGACAACATCCTGCGCGCGTTCCGCCAGCCGATCGGCAACGTGCGGGTGCTGCTCGTCGGCCAGGACCCCTATCCCACGCCCGGACACGCTGTCGGCCTGTCCTTCTCGGTCGAGCCGCACGTGCGACCGATCCCAAGATCGCTGCAGAACATCTACAAGGAGTACGCCGCCGACCTGGGCTTCCCTGCGCCGGGCAACGGCGATCTGAGTCCGTGGGAACAACACGGCGTGTGTCTGCTCAACAGGTGCCTCACCGTCGCGCCGGGCGCGCCGGCCAGTCACCGGGGCAAGGGCTGGGAGGCGGTGACCGATGCGGCGATCGATGGTCTGGTCGGCCGTGGCGGTCCGCTCGTCGCCCTCCTGTGGGGACGCGACGCGCAAAACCTGACGCCGCGGCTCGGCGATACACCGATTGTCGCCTCGGCGCACCCGAGCCCGATGTCAGCCGACCGCGGGTTCTTCGGCTCCAGGCCGTTCACCCGTATTAACGAACTGCTCACCGCGGCCGGCGCCGAACCGGTCGACTGGCGACTGGCATGA